From the genome of Alicyclobacillus sp. SO9:
CGTGGAAAATTGCCTATGTTCCGCAGAATGCCGAAGTAAAAGAACTCAATTACCGCGCAGGGATGCCTAACAATCCCAATTGGCCGTATGTTGGTTCCAATACAATGTCACAATGGGGATCAGAGTACTGGTGTTCAATTGGCAAGCTAAACTACCGAACCGTCTTAAACCTGTTTTACCCCAATCATCAAGTACGCTGGATATAACCCACCATTCATCTTGACCCACTTATTGACGCAGGGTCGACCTCATGGTGCACACAGAATCATATGACGAACCCATAAAAAAGGACCGAAGCAATTGTCCCCTTCGGTCCTACCGCAAAGTCAATTCACAATTCAACACTTGTCAGTTTCAGAAAACGTTGCATTTGTTCGCTGATATCTCTTGCGACTCTAGCACCCAGAGAGGCAATCGCGTTGTCATCCTGAGCCAGACAATGCCAGGCAAATGTCTTCCCGATGCTCTGCCATGTCTCATCTTTAGACTCTGTTCGCGCAGCATCAGTATAAGCATCCAAGCGCTTTTGCACCACATCCATGTTTAGTCCGGATTGATTCATTAGAGACCAAAAAGCTTCCATGACTGCGGTACGCTTGAAGTTGTCCTGGTAAATCAAGTATGTGTTCAGTTCGATTAGAAACATCGAAAGATACACTAATTCATTTTCCATGCGCTCCTGTTTTTGCGACGGTACGTCTTTGGACGGTGTAAGCTCCGTTTGAATCTGAGCCACCAAACCTGAGGCAATCTCACCGGGAGTCATAAATTCACCAACATTTCAGGTAATGTATTGACGCCGACCTTACATGACAATCGGCGTGTACCCGTCTTTCACGAAGGCAGCAATACTCGGATGGCCATTAATCTCATTTAAGCGGGGCAGTCCTGTTTGCAAAACTGGTTCCTCCACACCCATCATAGTGGAACAGAATTCACAAACACCTGCAACCAATCCCAAGTCTTTAACCTTAAGATAAAGCTGATGAGACGGCTTCTCTGTATTCGCAGCCAATGCTGCAAGGGATTTGACACCGGCACCGTCAAACACGATTTTTACTTCAATGCCTGCGTCGTGCAACTCGATGGCATACAATAACGCATGAGCAGCCTTTGCACCCTCATCTTCATTAGCATGAACAAATATCACAAACTTGGAATCCATGTATAATCTACCTCCATTTAAAAAATATGTTACTTCCCAAATACCCTGATGGGTACCTAATTATCATATCAGGCACTGTCAATAATATCTCCAGCAAGAGGCTTAAAAATCCCTTAACGGCAAGAATTACGGGCATTTTTCAAAGAAACTTCAAAGCAAACTTGTGGGGGAATTTCCAATTACGACCGAAAAAAGTAGAATAATTATCTATGAAAAGTGATATGATAGAAGTCAATTCGGAGTGTGCATATCACCTCACAACATTGGATTTCAGTGGTCAATTAATGCTAGAATCTGAAGAGCTTTAGTGAAAGGATTTGACCCAGGATAAAGTCACAGTGCATCAACCATCTGTACTGATCCATGAAAGGTGATTTCTCAATGCGATATCTGTATAGAGTGTTAATACTTCTGCTGACAACTGCCACAATGGGTACAATCTACATCTTCCAGGGTGGTCAGTTTCGTCAACACGGCCTGTCTGGCACAGTCACCTACCCCATGTTTCCGAATGACATTACACTGATTTGGGTAATGACGCTGCCTGTCGCCTTTTGCCTGTGGCTAGGATGGGTTTTCTTTCTTCAACACGTCCCTTGGCGCAACGCCAAGATTCCTTCTGAGATGGAAGGTAAGATCGTTATTCGTTATGTCACGCGCGGCATCAATAAGGAGGCTGTGTCGCTTTCCGTCACTACAGCCTACGAGGTGTTTGAAGCAGCCGGATTTAGTAACAGGCTGTCTATACAAGTTATCAGTGACAGGGATATTCCGCTTCCCTCTTACGCGGAAATCGTTCTGGTTCCGAGTGACTTCAAAACACCTGAGAATTCCTTGTATAAGGCACGTGCCTTGTACTACTGTCAACAAAAGAAGCCTCTGTCTTCTGACGAATGGGTATTGTACCTGGACGAAGAATCAAGATTGACGAAGTCGTCGGTCGAGGGGATTGTCACCTTTGTCAATCAACACCATCAAAAAGCAAAACCGCCTATTGGCCAAGGGCCCATTGTCTACACGGGCGGACGTTGGTTTTGGCGCGGAGCGGACGCCCTGCGGCTTGCCGATGACTTAGGCAGGTTTCAACTGCAATATACACTTGGTGTACCCGTATTTGGTGCACATGGGTCGTATTTACTGTTAAGAGGCGATGTTGATAAGGTCTTACCGTTTGACGTGGGTGAGCCCAATTCGTTGACCGAGGATACCGCGTGGGCTCTTACTGCATGGCAAAACGGGTACCGATTCGGTTGGGTTAACGGATTTATCCTTGAACAGCCTCCAGGCACTGTCAAAGACTTTCTCAAACAGAGGCAGCGTTGGCTGTCAGGTATGAAGTTGGTTGTGAAATGCCCCAAGATTCAGTGGCGGTATAAGATACCGATTGCAATCTACACATACCTGTGGCAAGTCTCGTTTCTCTCCATCATGCTGACGGTTCTTATTTTTGTCTGGGGTTTACATCCGCCGTTGGCAGTGCAGTTAATTACAGATTTTTCTACATCAGTGTATGTCGTTGCTTACTTGATTGGAAATATTGTTACAAGCTACATCACGAAGCGACCACTGATGATTTTAACCACCATGCTGTATCCAATTTACGGTGTGCTGGAGTCGACAGCATCCTTGCTTGCATTACGCAAGTTGAAGCATTTTTACGTAGTAAAAAAACCGCGGACAGAAAATCCGCTGTCTCCGGTGCCAGACTCCAATCACTAAACGCGCTTTCCCTGGTGTCCCGTAAAATGAGTGAGTAAAATCCCGATTTTAGACCCGCCTTCTAAACTGAAGGTGGGTTTTTCTCTGCTAACAGCCACCTTGACGGAACGAGCGCGCAACTCCGCCAACTTGCCCTGACCCCCCTCCACACTGGTACAGCGTTTTACATGCATAAAAATGTAAATCCAGATGCAAACTTTAGACACCCGACTAACATATGGAACATCAACTTTAACAGAATTCCCTGAAGAAATGTGCTGGTAGGGTTTTGTCTATTGTTCAGTACAGGAGGATTTTGCGGACATGAGCAACCTTTTTTTTGCTCGAACACAATTTGGCGTAACAACTGTATATCATTTCCTATACGTCCCCATGACCATTGGGCTGGCTTTTTTGTTGGCATTGATGGAGACGGTGTATTTTCGAACCGGGAACGAAACCTACAAGAAAATGACGCAGTTTTGGGGCAAACTGTTTCTTATTAACTTTGCTGTTGGAGTGGTAACGGGCATTATGCAGGAGTTCCAGTTTGGAATGAACTGGTCCGACTATTCTCGCTTTGTCGGCGATGTTTTCGGTGCCCCTCTCGCTGTTGAGGCACTTGCCGCATTTTTCTTGGAATCCACGTTTTTGGGTATATGGCTATTCGGGTGGGACAAGGTCTCAAAGGGTGTTCATCTTCTTTCCATCTGGCTCGTATTCATAGGAACGACACTGTCAGCATTTTGGATTCTCACCGCCAACTCCTTCATGCAGGAACCAACCGGTTACGCCATGCGCGGCGGCCACGCTGAAATGGCCAGTTTCGGTGCTCTGGTTACAAACATGCAGCAGTGGTTCGAGTTCCCACATGTACTTTTTGCCGCTCTTACCACCGGCGCTTTCTTTATCACAGGAGTCAGCGCTTATCAACTCATCAAGAAGCGGGCAGTCAACATTTTTCGCACCTCCTTTCAAGTCGCTGCCATAGTAGGGGTAGTCGCGAGCATCCTCACTGCTGTTCTAGGGCACGACCAGGCACAACACATTGTTCGGGCCCAACCGATGAAAATGGCTGCTTCGGAAGCACTTTGGAACACGAGTCCAGAACATGCACCATGGACATTATTTACCGTCATTGACACCAACAAGAAGCACAATACCGCGGCGATTAAAATCCCTTACGGGCTAAGCATTCTGGCATATAACCAGCCAACCGGTAAGGTTCAAGGTATGAATCAACTTCAAGCCCAGTATGAGAAGAAATATGGTCCTGGCAACTATATCCCTCCGGTCAAGACCACATTCTGGAGTTTTCGCATTATGGTCCTTGCCGGCGTCTTAATGATTCTCTTTTCGTTATATGGCCTGTACCTCTCCATTAAAGGAAAGCTGAAAGAACACCCATTCTTTCTTAAAATCATGATACTTTCCATCTCTCTCCCGTTTATCGCAAATACCACAGGTTGGCTGATGACAGAGATAGGGCGGCAGCCTTGGGCTGTTTTCGGACTTCTCAAAACGGCGAGCGGCGTCTCGC
Proteins encoded in this window:
- a CDS encoding DsrE family protein, which translates into the protein MDSKFVIFVHANEDEGAKAAHALLYAIELHDAGIEVKIVFDGAGVKSLAALAANTEKPSHQLYLKVKDLGLVAGVCEFCSTMMGVEEPVLQTGLPRLNEINGHPSIAAFVKDGYTPIVM
- a CDS encoding glycosyltransferase family 2 protein codes for the protein MRYLYRVLILLLTTATMGTIYIFQGGQFRQHGLSGTVTYPMFPNDITLIWVMTLPVAFCLWLGWVFFLQHVPWRNAKIPSEMEGKIVIRYVTRGINKEAVSLSVTTAYEVFEAAGFSNRLSIQVISDRDIPLPSYAEIVLVPSDFKTPENSLYKARALYYCQQKKPLSSDEWVLYLDEESRLTKSSVEGIVTFVNQHHQKAKPPIGQGPIVYTGGRWFWRGADALRLADDLGRFQLQYTLGVPVFGAHGSYLLLRGDVDKVLPFDVGEPNSLTEDTAWALTAWQNGYRFGWVNGFILEQPPGTVKDFLKQRQRWLSGMKLVVKCPKIQWRYKIPIAIYTYLWQVSFLSIMLTVLIFVWGLHPPLAVQLITDFSTSVYVVAYLIGNIVTSYITKRPLMILTTMLYPIYGVLESTASLLALRKLKHFYVVKKPRTENPLSPVPDSNH
- a CDS encoding cytochrome ubiquinol oxidase subunit I, whose translation is MSNLFFARTQFGVTTVYHFLYVPMTIGLAFLLALMETVYFRTGNETYKKMTQFWGKLFLINFAVGVVTGIMQEFQFGMNWSDYSRFVGDVFGAPLAVEALAAFFLESTFLGIWLFGWDKVSKGVHLLSIWLVFIGTTLSAFWILTANSFMQEPTGYAMRGGHAEMASFGALVTNMQQWFEFPHVLFAALTTGAFFITGVSAYQLIKKRAVNIFRTSFQVAAIVGVVASILTAVLGHDQAQHIVRAQPMKMAASEALWNTSPEHAPWTLFTVIDTNKKHNTAAIKIPYGLSILAYNQPTGKVQGMNQLQAQYEKKYGPGNYIPPVKTTFWSFRIMVLAGVLMILFSLYGLYLSIKGKLKEHPFFLKIMILSISLPFIANTTGWLMTEIGRQPWAVFGLLKTASGVSPTVTAGMVLTTLLGFALVYLLLIMTDIFLFVKVIKDGPDKENPDSDAADTTVPSL